In a single window of the Dysgonomonadaceae bacterium PH5-43 genome:
- a CDS encoding 2,3-bisphosphoglycerate-independent phosphoglycerate mutase (product_source=KO:K15633; cath_funfam=3.40.1450.10,3.40.720.10; cog=COG0696; ko=KO:K15633; pfam=PF01676,PF06415; superfamily=64158; tigrfam=TIGR01307): MANKKALLVILDGWGFGDKTKRDVISQTETPYWDYLLKTYPYSELQASGENVGLPDGQMGNSEVGHLNIGAGRVVYQDLVKINIAARDNSILENPAIKKAYSYAKDNNKKIHLMGLVSDGGVHSSLEHLFKLTDISKTYGVDKTYVHCFMDGRDTDPKSGAGFIKQLEEHLKETTGEIASIVGRYYAMDRDKRWERVKEAYDLLVNGTGTPTTNPVAAIEESYNNGVTDEFIKPIVCVKDNKPVATIEEGDVVIFFNYRNDRAKELTVVLTQQDMPEEGMHTVANLQYFTMTPYDPTYKDVTVIFDKENVENTLGEYLSNLDKSQLHIAETEKYAHVTFFFNGGREEPYKGEERILVSSPKVATYDLQPEMSAYEVKDKLVEAINSQKFDFIVVNYANGDMVGHTGIYEAIEKAVKAVDSCLKDTIEAAKANGYESIIIADHGNADNAMNEDGSPNTAHSLNPVPFVFVSENKDAKVIDGKLADVAPSLLHIIGLAQPSEMTGKNLIVD, from the coding sequence ATGGCAAATAAAAAAGCATTATTAGTTATCCTCGATGGTTGGGGATTTGGCGACAAAACAAAAAGAGATGTAATCTCTCAAACTGAAACTCCTTATTGGGATTATCTTCTTAAAACATATCCATATTCTGAGCTTCAGGCTTCGGGTGAAAACGTAGGATTACCCGATGGACAAATGGGAAATTCAGAAGTTGGACACTTAAACATTGGTGCAGGACGTGTAGTTTATCAAGATTTGGTAAAGATTAATATTGCTGCTCGCGACAATTCAATATTAGAAAACCCTGCTATAAAGAAAGCTTATTCTTACGCTAAAGATAACAACAAAAAGATACACCTTATGGGATTAGTTTCTGATGGTGGTGTACATAGTTCTTTAGAACACCTTTTCAAACTAACAGATATTAGCAAAACTTACGGAGTTGATAAAACTTACGTTCATTGTTTTATGGACGGTAGAGATACCGACCCTAAGAGCGGTGCAGGTTTTATTAAACAATTAGAAGAGCATCTTAAGGAAACAACAGGTGAAATAGCTTCTATCGTTGGTCGTTATTATGCAATGGATAGAGATAAACGTTGGGAAAGAGTAAAAGAAGCTTACGATTTATTAGTTAATGGCACAGGCACTCCTACTACCAACCCTGTAGCGGCTATAGAAGAATCGTACAACAACGGTGTAACCGACGAATTTATTAAACCTATTGTTTGCGTAAAAGACAATAAACCTGTTGCAACAATAGAAGAAGGAGACGTTGTTATATTCTTTAACTACAGAAACGATAGAGCTAAAGAACTTACAGTGGTGCTTACACAACAAGATATGCCTGAAGAAGGAATGCATACTGTTGCCAACCTTCAGTATTTCACAATGACTCCTTACGACCCAACATACAAAGATGTTACGGTTATATTCGATAAAGAAAATGTAGAAAATACTTTAGGAGAATATCTTTCTAATCTTGATAAAAGTCAGCTACACATTGCAGAAACAGAAAAATATGCTCACGTTACCTTCTTCTTCAATGGAGGTAGAGAAGAACCATATAAAGGAGAAGAACGTATATTAGTTTCATCTCCAAAGGTTGCAACTTACGACCTTCAACCCGAAATGTCGGCTTACGAAGTAAAAGATAAATTAGTTGAAGCTATCAACTCTCAAAAGTTCGATTTTATTGTTGTAAACTACGCTAACGGAGATATGGTAGGACACACTGGTATATACGAAGCTATAGAAAAAGCTGTTAAAGCCGTAGACTCTTGTTTGAAAGATACTATAGAAGCAGCAAAAGCTAACGGATACGAATCTATTATTATTGCCGACCACGGTAACGCCGATAATGCAATGAACGAAGATGGAAGTCCGAACACAGCTCACTCTCTTAACCCTGTTCCTTTTGTATTTGTATCGGAAAATAAAGATGCAAAAGTTATAGACGGAAAGCTTGCCGATGTTGCTCCTTCTCTATTGCATATCATAGGGTTAGCTCAACCAAGTGAGATGACAGGTAAAAACCTAATTGTAGATTAA
- a CDS encoding hypothetical protein (product_source=Hypo-rule applied; cath_funfam=1.10.238.10; cleavage_site_network=SignalP-noTM; superfamily=55486), giving the protein MRKIIYLFLITVLVMSCSSEQNPVGISTNNVDTVINSLVEKYPQNKALIEKGVKQIARLWQATDGNETDFISFCEQNYIADEKLKETTFLKISDYLEAIYGHNNEITLQLQKNVQEATGALTNIDEMFSAYNPSTHLSDDLYNNKIAFVIALNYPEYSLEEKENFGNDRLQWAYSRLGDIFTSRIPAEIKQNYSKASNDADMYIADYNVYAGHLINKDGEKLFPENMILLSHWNLRDEIKANYSRGEKNFTKQLTIYEVMKNIITQDIPEVVINSGDYDWNPFTNEVFSNGEPITYNKENNKRYATLLNVFKALKAMDTYTGNTYINRKFNEEMEISLDVTEELLKQYVSAPELKLVAEKIKANLGRDLQAFDIWYDGFKPRSNLDEAKLSEQTRKLYPNAEAMEKDLPNMLIKLGFNKDRAKYLTDRIEVDAARGSGHAWGGVMKGQKAHLRTRIPEGGMDYKGYNIAVHEFGHNVEQTISLYDVDYYMLNGVPNTAFTEALAFAFQKRDLDILGIQNSNPEKDAMDILDKAWQLYEIAGVSLLDISVWKWLYANPDATPEQLKETTISLAKEIWNEYYAPIFGVKDEIVLGIYSHMLSYPLYLSAYSFGQIIEFQLEQYFNGRDFATEIDRIFRLGRLTPNQWMIQATGEPLSVEPLLKAVREIQ; this is encoded by the coding sequence ATGAGAAAGATTATTTATTTATTTCTAATTACTGTGCTTGTTATGTCTTGCTCAAGCGAACAAAACCCCGTTGGTATATCAACCAACAATGTAGATACTGTTATTAATAGTTTAGTTGAAAAATATCCTCAAAATAAGGCGTTAATAGAGAAAGGCGTTAAGCAGATTGCACGTCTTTGGCAAGCAACTGATGGTAACGAAACAGATTTTATTAGCTTTTGCGAACAAAACTACATAGCAGATGAAAAGCTTAAAGAAACTACCTTCTTAAAAATAAGTGATTACTTAGAAGCTATATATGGTCATAACAATGAGATAACACTACAACTTCAAAAAAATGTTCAAGAGGCTACTGGTGCTTTAACTAATATTGATGAAATGTTTTCGGCTTATAATCCGTCAACTCACCTTAGCGACGACTTATACAACAATAAAATAGCTTTTGTTATAGCTCTTAATTATCCCGAATATTCTTTAGAAGAGAAAGAAAACTTCGGAAACGACAGATTACAGTGGGCATACTCTCGCTTAGGCGATATATTTACTTCAAGAATACCTGCCGAGATAAAACAAAACTATTCTAAAGCAAGCAACGATGCGGATATGTATATTGCAGATTATAATGTATATGCAGGACACCTTATTAATAAAGACGGAGAAAAGTTATTTCCCGAAAATATGATTCTTCTTTCGCATTGGAACCTACGTGATGAAATAAAAGCTAACTACAGCAGAGGGGAGAAAAACTTCACAAAACAACTGACAATCTATGAAGTAATGAAAAACATTATTACTCAAGACATTCCAGAGGTTGTTATTAATTCTGGAGATTATGATTGGAATCCGTTTACCAACGAAGTTTTTAGCAATGGAGAACCTATAACTTACAACAAAGAAAACAACAAAAGATACGCTACTTTGTTAAATGTATTCAAGGCATTAAAAGCTATGGACACATACACAGGCAATACTTATATCAACAGAAAGTTTAACGAAGAAATGGAAATTTCTTTAGATGTTACCGAAGAACTTCTAAAACAATACGTTTCAGCCCCCGAACTTAAACTTGTTGCAGAAAAAATTAAAGCCAATTTAGGTCGCGACTTACAAGCTTTTGATATATGGTATGACGGATTTAAGCCAAGAAGCAATTTAGATGAAGCTAAATTAAGCGAACAAACTCGTAAATTATACCCGAATGCAGAAGCTATGGAAAAAGATTTACCTAATATGCTTATCAAACTTGGCTTTAATAAAGATAGAGCTAAATATCTTACCGACAGAATAGAAGTTGACGCAGCTCGTGGCTCAGGACACGCTTGGGGTGGAGTTATGAAAGGACAAAAAGCTCACCTACGCACTCGTATTCCTGAAGGCGGAATGGACTACAAAGGGTACAACATTGCTGTTCACGAGTTCGGACATAACGTTGAACAAACTATATCTTTATACGATGTAGATTATTATATGCTAAACGGCGTTCCTAACACTGCCTTTACTGAAGCCTTGGCATTTGCTTTTCAAAAAAGAGATTTGGATATATTAGGCATACAAAATAGTAATCCCGAAAAAGATGCTATGGATATTCTTGATAAGGCTTGGCAGTTATACGAAATAGCGGGAGTATCTCTTCTTGACATATCTGTTTGGAAATGGTTATATGCAAACCCTGATGCAACTCCAGAACAGTTAAAAGAAACAACAATAAGCTTAGCTAAAGAAATATGGAACGAATACTACGCTCCTATATTTGGTGTTAAAGATGAAATTGTTTTAGGCATTTATTCTCATATGCTTAGCTATCCGCTTTATCTTTCGGCTTACTCTTTCGGACAAATAATAGAATTTCAGTTAGAGCAATATTTCAATGGACGGGATTTTGCAACAGAAATAGATAGAATTTTTAGATTAGGACGACTTACTCCTAATCAATGGATGATTCAAGCTACAGGCGAACCTCTTTCTGTTGAACCTTTATTGAAAGCGGTAAGAGAAATTCAATAA
- a CDS encoding chorismate synthase (product_source=KO:K01736; cath_funfam=3.60.150.10; cog=COG0082; ko=KO:K01736; pfam=PF01264; superfamily=103263; tigrfam=TIGR00033) has translation MNTFGNIFRLSSFGESHGEAIGGVIDGCPANVSLDFEFIQKELDRRKPGQSELTTSRKESDKVEFLSGIFEGKTTGTPIGFIVRNTNQHSSDYENLRNAFRPSHADYTYQQKYGHRDHRGGGRSSARETIARVVAGAIAKLVLKQYGVSINAYVSQVGNIKLETSYKELNLENTENTAVRCPHLETAEQMINLIKEVKAEGDTIGGVVSCVCKGVPVGLGNPVFGRLSATLASAMMSINAAKGFDYGMGFDEISQRGSQVNDIFYKNEKGKISTLTNYSGGIQGGISNGEDIYFRVAFKPVATILQTQPTIDKDGNNIELKVNGRHDPCVLPRAVPIVEAMAAITLLDSLLKRNGEN, from the coding sequence ATGAATACCTTTGGTAATATATTCAGACTCTCCTCTTTTGGCGAGTCGCACGGAGAAGCTATTGGCGGAGTAATCGATGGTTGCCCTGCCAATGTTTCTTTGGATTTTGAATTTATACAGAAAGAATTAGATAGAAGAAAACCAGGACAGTCTGAGCTTACTACTTCTCGTAAAGAATCTGATAAAGTAGAATTTCTTTCAGGTATTTTTGAGGGTAAAACTACAGGAACTCCAATAGGTTTTATCGTGCGTAATACCAATCAACATTCGTCTGATTATGAAAATCTTCGCAATGCGTTCAGACCATCTCACGCCGATTATACTTATCAACAAAAATACGGACATAGAGATCATCGAGGCGGCGGTCGCTCTTCGGCACGAGAAACGATTGCTCGTGTAGTTGCTGGTGCTATTGCAAAGTTGGTGTTGAAACAGTATGGAGTATCGATTAATGCTTATGTTTCGCAAGTGGGAAACATCAAACTTGAAACCAGCTACAAAGAACTTAACTTAGAAAATACAGAAAACACTGCCGTTCGCTGTCCTCACCTCGAAACAGCCGAACAAATGATTAATCTCATAAAAGAAGTAAAAGCTGAAGGCGACACCATAGGTGGAGTTGTTTCGTGCGTTTGTAAAGGAGTACCCGTAGGTTTAGGAAATCCTGTTTTCGGACGATTAAGCGCAACTTTAGCTTCTGCTATGATGAGTATAAATGCAGCAAAAGGATTCGATTACGGAATGGGATTCGATGAAATATCACAAAGAGGTTCACAGGTTAACGATATATTTTATAAAAACGAAAAAGGTAAAATCTCTACTCTAACTAATTATTCGGGAGGAATACAAGGAGGTATATCTAATGGTGAAGATATTTACTTTAGAGTAGCCTTTAAGCCTGTGGCAACTATATTGCAAACTCAACCAACCATCGATAAAGATGGTAATAATATAGAATTAAAAGTAAATGGAAGACACGACCCTTGTGTGCTTCCTCGTGCTGTACCTATAGTTGAAGCTATGGCAGCAATTACTTTATTAGATTCTCTTCTTAAAAGGAATGGCGAAAACTAA
- a CDS encoding FKBP-type peptidyl-prolyl cis-trans isomerase SlyD (product_source=KO:K03775; cath_funfam=3.10.50.40; cog=COG1047; ko=KO:K03775; pfam=PF00254; superfamily=54534) translates to MKISDGKVVSLTYDLTIRDDEGQDELMERAPIERPFTFIFGMGMVLDAFEKAVEGLEVGETFTLTLSPEEAQGEYDEEKVQELPKSIFEIDGKFDEEKFAVGSVIPMMNSLGEHLMGLVMEIEDDIVVMDFNEPYAGETLTYTGEVVDVHEATPEEIASITQPHGCNCSGCDSGDKEAGCGCGCDC, encoded by the coding sequence ATGAAAATTTCTGATGGAAAAGTCGTATCTCTAACATACGATTTAACAATTCGTGATGATGAAGGACAAGATGAATTAATGGAGCGCGCACCGATAGAACGCCCTTTTACTTTTATATTTGGTATGGGTATGGTTCTTGACGCTTTCGAAAAAGCTGTTGAAGGATTAGAAGTTGGAGAAACATTCACTCTAACACTATCTCCCGAAGAAGCTCAAGGAGAGTATGACGAAGAAAAAGTTCAAGAACTTCCTAAAAGTATATTTGAAATAGATGGTAAATTTGATGAAGAAAAATTTGCTGTTGGTAGTGTTATTCCTATGATGAATAGCTTGGGTGAACATCTTATGGGTTTAGTAATGGAAATTGAAGACGACATAGTTGTTATGGACTTCAACGAACCTTACGCTGGCGAAACACTAACTTACACTGGCGAAGTTGTTGATGTTCACGAAGCAACTCCTGAAGAAATAGCAAGCATTACTCAACCTCACGGTTGTAATTGCAGCGGTTGCGATAGTGGCGACAAAGAAGCTGGCTGTGGCTGTGGTTGCGATTGTTAA
- a CDS encoding AAA15 family ATPase/GTPase (product_source=COG1106; cath_funfam=3.40.50.300; cog=COG1106; pfam=PF13175,PF13304; superfamily=52540), with protein sequence MTTKIEIKNFKSVRHVILEDCKRINLLIGKPNVGKSNILEALSVFSLPYARYTNNKSLQQFIRCENESELFYNGDKTKNIEINTDSDEFVFQSNKTSFISRLNGFINGKSVVELTGLKVKQTGSEMPNKDVRSYFFPTPFQFENTGLNFLQPTTGCNLSSVLNSLEDTKNEISDILALYGLKLSFDQASQQIKLLKSVSESSIYLVPFNSIADTLQRIMYYKTAIASNENAILTFEEPEAHSYPPYISKITTDILYSESNQFFITTHSPYVLNEFLENKREDLAIYLVGFENGETSVKGLSKEEIDRVYQFGVDLFFNAEIFLTK encoded by the coding sequence ATGACAACTAAAATAGAAATAAAGAACTTTAAATCAGTTCGGCATGTGATTCTTGAGGATTGCAAAAGAATAAACTTGCTTATAGGGAAACCGAACGTGGGGAAGAGTAATATCTTGGAGGCGTTATCTGTTTTTAGTTTGCCTTATGCTAGATATACAAATAATAAATCTCTTCAACAGTTTATTCGATGCGAAAATGAGTCAGAATTATTCTACAATGGAGATAAAACAAAAAATATTGAAATAAATACTGATTCAGATGAATTTGTTTTCCAGTCAAATAAAACCAGTTTTATTTCTCGCTTGAATGGATTTATCAATGGGAAATCAGTTGTTGAATTGACTGGGCTAAAAGTCAAGCAAACAGGTTCTGAAATGCCCAATAAAGATGTGAGAAGTTATTTCTTTCCAACACCATTTCAATTTGAAAATACAGGCCTCAACTTTTTACAGCCGACAACAGGATGCAATCTTTCTTCTGTATTAAATTCACTAGAAGATACAAAGAATGAAATTTCGGATATTCTTGCATTATATGGGTTAAAACTTTCTTTTGATCAAGCAAGCCAGCAAATAAAACTGCTGAAATCGGTTTCAGAGAGTAGCATATATCTTGTCCCATTCAATTCTATTGCTGATACACTACAAAGAATAATGTACTATAAGACGGCTATAGCAAGTAATGAAAATGCAATATTAACATTTGAAGAACCAGAAGCACATTCTTACCCTCCATATATCTCTAAAATAACAACAGATATTCTTTATTCCGAATCAAACCAATTCTTTATAACAACACATAGTCCCTATGTGTTGAATGAGTTTTTGGAAAACAAAAGAGAGGATTTGGCTATTTATCTTGTCGGTTTTGAGAATGGGGAAACATCAGTTAAAGGACTTTCAAAAGAAGAAATTGATAGAGTTTATCAGTTTGGAGTTGATCTTTTTTTTAACGCCGAAATCTTCTTGACGAAATGA
- a CDS encoding hypothetical protein (product_source=Hypo-rule applied), which translates to MNELTIIPECYVDTCLTETITSCFNQFNHQKGCGTVTKKMQTTFSDSFAVGIIDRDKKEEPYLLDFDLLASNESLFLYKHRTKDHYIIQIFPAIERFFLKAAEEKGIDITTLYGLPTDLKRLTKRTKQIADKNENDFKTFKKLFRDISDASELQRLASLIQYLKDNTYNARKENLIEIING; encoded by the coding sequence ATGAATGAGCTGACAATTATTCCAGAATGCTACGTTGATACTTGCCTTACAGAGACTATCACTTCGTGCTTTAATCAGTTCAATCATCAAAAGGGTTGTGGAACTGTGACTAAAAAAATGCAAACGACTTTTAGTGATAGTTTTGCTGTTGGTATTATTGATAGAGACAAAAAGGAAGAGCCTTATTTGCTTGATTTTGACCTGCTTGCTTCTAATGAATCGTTATTTCTTTACAAGCATAGAACAAAGGACCATTATATTATCCAAATTTTTCCAGCTATTGAACGTTTTTTCTTGAAAGCAGCTGAAGAAAAAGGAATTGACATCACTACTCTGTATGGACTTCCAACAGACCTGAAAAGACTTACAAAAAGGACTAAGCAAATTGCAGATAAGAATGAAAATGATTTCAAGACTTTCAAAAAGCTTTTTAGAGATATTTCCGATGCGTCTGAACTTCAACGGTTGGCATCTTTGATACAGTACCTCAAAGATAATACATACAATGCAAGAAAGGAAAATTTAATAGAAATAATTAACGGTTAA
- a CDS encoding hypothetical protein (product_source=Hypo-rule applied; cleavage_site_network=SignalP-noTM; pfam=PF11644; superfamily=160925), translating to MNRILSLSLVAVLSILSLSANNNIKDAFMSMPTSISYDISSVNKTELIATYKYEKKAISVKNKFEEDIIIENLTDDYLLLSRGTNSNNSLQLIILSASIYCVINTVCGPICDSNIEFYNTSWHKLNSDKFIALAPLSSFVNNTENFPELFIPFYQFTYNPNNKVLTLKNNSLQYLGLEDQKKIEPYVKTETVEYLWNGERF from the coding sequence ATGAATAGAATTTTAAGTTTGAGTTTAGTCGCCGTTTTATCGATTTTATCGTTAAGCGCAAACAATAATATTAAAGATGCTTTTATGTCGATGCCTACAAGTATAAGTTATGATATTAGCAGCGTAAACAAAACGGAACTTATAGCGACTTATAAATATGAAAAGAAAGCTATTTCTGTGAAAAACAAGTTCGAAGAAGACATTATTATAGAAAATCTCACCGATGATTACTTACTTCTTTCCAGAGGTACTAATAGCAATAATTCGCTACAACTCATTATTCTGTCCGCCTCAATATATTGCGTTATCAACACTGTATGTGGACCTATATGCGACAGCAATATAGAGTTTTACAATACATCTTGGCACAAACTAAACTCTGATAAGTTTATAGCATTAGCCCCCTTAAGTAGTTTTGTAAACAATACCGAAAACTTTCCAGAACTATTTATTCCTTTCTATCAATTTACATACAATCCCAACAATAAGGTATTAACTCTGAAAAACAACAGCCTACAATATTTAGGTCTCGAAGACCAAAAGAAAATAGAGCCTTATGTAAAAACAGAAACAGTGGAGTATCTGTGGAATGGTGAGAGGTTTTAA
- a CDS encoding tRNA pseudouridine38-40 synthase (product_source=KO:K06173; cath_funfam=3.30.70.580,3.30.70.660; cog=COG0101; ko=KO:K06173; pfam=PF01416; superfamily=55120; tigrfam=TIGR00071), protein MKRYFIYLAYNGKNYCGWQIQPNGITIQETLEKALSILLRTNISITGAGRTDAGVNAKSMVAHFDYSENIDCNNITDKLNRILPKDIVIYKVLEVKPDAHARFDAISRTYNYYITSQKDPFLNELSHRVTFNLDYNLMNEACKVLFEYTDFTSFSKLHTDVKTNNCKIMKAEWKQEGNCAVFTIQADRFLRNMVRAIVGTLLEVGRGKLNIEGFRRVIESKDRCKAGTSVPGNALFLSDIEYPKNIFEI, encoded by the coding sequence ATGAAACGATACTTTATATACTTAGCATATAACGGGAAAAATTATTGTGGTTGGCAAATACAACCCAATGGTATTACCATTCAAGAAACTTTAGAAAAAGCTCTGAGCATTTTGTTACGCACCAATATTAGTATAACAGGAGCCGGAAGAACCGATGCAGGGGTAAATGCTAAGTCTATGGTAGCGCATTTCGATTATTCCGAAAATATTGATTGCAATAATATAACTGATAAACTTAACCGAATACTTCCCAAAGATATAGTTATATATAAGGTTTTAGAAGTAAAACCCGATGCACACGCTCGTTTTGATGCTATATCAAGAACTTACAATTATTATATAACGTCTCAGAAAGACCCTTTTCTTAACGAACTTTCGCATAGGGTAACTTTCAATTTAGATTACAACCTAATGAATGAAGCCTGTAAAGTTTTGTTTGAATATACCGACTTCACAAGTTTCAGCAAACTACATACTGATGTAAAAACCAATAATTGTAAGATTATGAAAGCCGAATGGAAACAAGAAGGTAATTGTGCTGTATTTACAATACAAGCCGACCGTTTTTTAAGAAATATGGTTCGCGCTATAGTCGGCACACTGCTTGAGGTTGGCAGAGGCAAATTAAACATTGAAGGTTTTAGAAGAGTTATAGAAAGTAAAGACAGATGCAAGGCTGGCACATCAGTTCCTGGCAACGCTCTGTTTCTTTCTGATATTGAATATCCTAAAAATATATTTGAAATATAA
- a CDS encoding alpha-L-fucosidase (product_source=KO:K01206; cath_funfam=3.20.20.80; cog=COG3669; ko=KO:K01206; pfam=PF01120; smart=SM00812; superfamily=51445), with amino-acid sequence MKCKQIITIVILLVISQKMINAQNTPSWAKESKEQKAERLSWWTNDRFGLFIHWGVYAMPARHEWVKRNERISDEKYNMYTEYFNPDLYDPTEWAKKTKEAGMKYVVFTTKHHDGFCMWDTKHTDYKITNTPYGKDVLKPFVDAFRAEGIRVGLYYSLIDWHHPDFTVDNVHPLWTNDKSQLEKLNEGRDMNRYRQYMKDQLTELLSDFGQIDELFLDYSYPGENGKGYLDWDSEGLLKVIRKLQPQIIVDNRMDMDHTSWGWDFVTPEQFMPKEWPTVNGEKEYWETCQTFSGAWGYYRDEYSWKSVHQLIVMLIETVSKGGNLLLNVGPTARGVFDDRANNRLEGIGKWMKFHSSSIYGCTQAPDEFEAPNNCMLTYNPTTNRLYVHVLEWPFKSLHFKNLKGKVKYIQLLNDNSELRYRTQTRGGGNMAELSGENDIIISLPVEKPNVEVPVIEIILF; translated from the coding sequence ATGAAATGTAAACAGATAATTACTATAGTAATTTTATTAGTAATATCACAAAAAATGATTAACGCCCAGAATACTCCTTCGTGGGCTAAAGAAAGTAAAGAACAAAAAGCAGAAAGACTTTCGTGGTGGACAAATGACCGATTTGGTTTGTTTATTCATTGGGGCGTTTATGCTATGCCTGCCAGACACGAATGGGTTAAGAGGAATGAACGTATATCCGACGAAAAATATAATATGTATACTGAATATTTTAATCCGGATTTATACGATCCTACAGAGTGGGCAAAGAAGACAAAGGAAGCAGGTATGAAGTATGTTGTTTTTACTACTAAACATCACGATGGTTTTTGTATGTGGGATACTAAGCATACCGATTATAAGATTACTAATACGCCTTACGGTAAAGATGTGTTAAAGCCTTTTGTTGATGCTTTTCGTGCTGAAGGCATAAGAGTGGGGCTTTATTATTCTCTTATTGATTGGCATCACCCCGATTTTACAGTAGATAACGTACACCCTTTATGGACTAACGATAAATCTCAACTTGAAAAGCTTAATGAAGGCAGAGATATGAATCGTTACCGACAATATATGAAAGATCAGTTAACAGAACTTCTTTCTGATTTCGGACAGATAGATGAGTTGTTTTTAGATTATTCTTATCCTGGCGAAAATGGAAAAGGTTATCTTGATTGGGATTCTGAAGGCTTGCTTAAAGTAATTCGTAAATTACAGCCACAGATTATAGTTGATAATCGTATGGATATGGATCATACTTCGTGGGGTTGGGATTTTGTAACCCCCGAACAGTTTATGCCTAAAGAGTGGCCAACGGTTAATGGAGAGAAAGAATACTGGGAAACTTGTCAGACTTTTTCTGGTGCTTGGGGATATTATCGTGATGAATATTCGTGGAAGAGTGTGCATCAACTTATTGTTATGTTGATTGAAACTGTAAGTAAGGGCGGAAATCTGCTGCTAAATGTTGGTCCAACAGCAAGAGGAGTATTTGATGATCGAGCTAATAATAGATTAGAGGGCATAGGTAAGTGGATGAAGTTTCATAGTAGTTCTATTTATGGTTGTACTCAAGCTCCAGATGAGTTTGAAGCTCCAAATAATTGTATGCTTACATATAATCCAACAACAAACCGATTGTATGTTCACGTGTTGGAATGGCCTTTTAAGTCTTTGCACTTTAAGAACCTAAAAGGGAAAGTTAAATATATTCAACTTCTAAACGATAATTCAGAATTAAGATATAGAACACAAACGAGAGGTGGAGGAAATATGGCAGAGCTTTCGGGCGAGAACGATATTATAATTTCTTTACCCGTAGAAAAGCCAAACGTGGAAGTTCCCGTAATAGAGATTATACTCTTTTGA